A stretch of Comamonadaceae bacterium M7527 DNA encodes these proteins:
- a CDS encoding FKBP-type peptidyl-prolyl cis-trans isomerase — MKITEQCVVALSWTLKDTLGEVLDHTDEPTEFLVGGDDLLTKIEDALLGHSVGASVQLQIEPTDAFGDYNEQLVFLEPRKLFPNQLEEGMVFEGLPAGCNAEAPKDKLFFVSDIYPEHVVLDANHPLAGIAIRLTLKVQHVREATEAEVGAGTLGRGFFRIEPPQPTSSNALAAHDHEHVHDEHCGHDDANGKHLH, encoded by the coding sequence ATGAAAATTACTGAACAATGCGTCGTGGCACTGAGCTGGACGCTAAAAGATACTTTAGGCGAGGTTTTAGACCACACCGATGAGCCCACGGAATTTTTAGTTGGCGGTGATGACTTGCTGACGAAAATTGAGGATGCGCTCTTGGGCCACAGCGTTGGCGCATCGGTGCAACTGCAAATTGAACCCACGGACGCTTTTGGTGACTACAACGAGCAACTGGTCTTTCTGGAGCCGCGCAAGCTGTTTCCAAATCAGCTGGAAGAAGGTATGGTGTTTGAAGGCTTGCCTGCAGGCTGCAACGCTGAAGCCCCAAAAGACAAGTTGTTTTTTGTATCAGACATTTACCCAGAGCACGTGGTGCTAGACGCCAACCACCCGCTGGCTGGCATTGCCATTCGCTTAACGCTGAAGGTGCAACACGTTCGCGAAGCCACAGAGGCCGAAGTCGGAGCCGGCACCTTGGGGCGCGGCTTTTTTCGCATAGAGCCACCGCAGCCGACGTCAAGCAACGCGCTGGCCGCACATGATCATGAGCACGTCCATGATGAGCATTGCGGCCACGACGATGCCAATGGCAAGCACTTGCACTAG